A stretch of Deltaproteobacteria bacterium DNA encodes these proteins:
- the ppdK gene encoding pyruvate, phosphate dikinase → MAVKNKIVYFFAKARADGTGEMKDLLGGKGAGLAEMTRAGIPVPPGFTIPTTICIQYFKTGMRFPSGLKEEVKKAMKRLEVIAEKGFGDKNSPLLVSVRSGAKFSMPGMMDTILNLGLNDLTVAGLAEKTGNQRFAYDSYRRFIYMFGDVVLGIEKKIFEDAFDGYKKRFNATDDVSVPPTALKSVIEDFKNIIKSRTKSEFPQDPYQQLFMAIEAVFKSWNNNRAIYYRKQNNIPDNLGTAVNIQTMVFGNTGNNSATGVGFTRNPATGERVFYGEYLVNAQGEDVVAGIRTPKPISELAQEMPGVYKQLKDITTRLEKHYRDVQDFEFTIEDRKLYMLQTRSGKRTPQAALKIAVDMVKEKLITKEQAIMRIEPDKLEQLLHPVFDPKVKYDVVAKGLAASPGAASGLIVLDADRAVELSKKGEAVILLREETSPDDIHGMDASKGILTRRGGMTSHAAVVARQYGKPAVVGCSVLEIDEKTKSVKIVDKLFKEGDHISINGSTGDVIMGRVPFVEPDLTGDFKTIMTWTDKIRTLGVRANADIPRDAQKARAFGAEGIGLCRTEHMFFDESRIGIMQSMILADKRDERLKYLGMLEKMQKEDFAGILKEMEGLPVTIRLLDPPLHEFLPKREDLMVEITKLECNKAAPVVINEKKKLLERVEELHEFNPMLGLRGARLGIVMPDITRMQVSAIINAACDLLEQGVKVYPEIMLPVISTMKEMHAQKTIVIQTGEEVMKQRNRKVKYLIGTMIELPRAAITADEIASEAEFFSFGTNDLTQTTYGFSRDDAGKFINFYMTYGEHCPICGGKLNKDGICGDCGYKVSIKLQNILNFDPFSTIDVKGVGELVKIAVEKGRKTRPDIKLGICGEHGGDPKTIFFCHNAGLSYVSCSPYRIPVARLAAAQAFLKADESIKKVRKPYKR, encoded by the coding sequence ATGGCAGTAAAGAATAAGATCGTTTACTTTTTTGCAAAAGCCAGAGCAGACGGTACAGGTGAGATGAAGGATCTGCTTGGAGGAAAGGGTGCAGGGCTTGCAGAGATGACAAGGGCAGGCATACCTGTTCCGCCTGGTTTTACAATTCCAACGACTATATGTATCCAGTATTTTAAAACCGGGATGAGATTTCCATCCGGCTTAAAAGAAGAAGTTAAAAAAGCAATGAAAAGGCTCGAGGTAATAGCAGAGAAAGGGTTTGGCGATAAAAATAGTCCTTTACTCGTTTCCGTACGTTCCGGTGCAAAGTTTTCGATGCCTGGGATGATGGATACAATACTTAATCTCGGACTTAATGATCTGACTGTTGCGGGGCTTGCAGAGAAAACCGGGAATCAAAGGTTTGCTTATGACAGCTACAGGAGGTTTATATACATGTTTGGAGACGTTGTACTCGGTATAGAGAAAAAGATTTTTGAAGATGCTTTTGATGGATATAAAAAGAGATTTAATGCAACCGATGATGTATCCGTACCTCCAACCGCTTTAAAATCCGTAATAGAAGATTTTAAAAATATCATAAAATCGAGAACAAAATCTGAATTCCCTCAGGATCCATATCAGCAATTGTTTATGGCGATAGAGGCTGTTTTTAAATCATGGAACAATAATCGGGCAATTTATTATAGAAAGCAAAACAATATTCCTGATAACCTTGGGACTGCAGTGAATATTCAAACAATGGTATTTGGTAATACCGGTAATAATTCAGCAACGGGCGTTGGCTTTACAAGAAATCCTGCTACAGGAGAAAGGGTATTCTATGGCGAGTATCTTGTCAATGCCCAGGGTGAGGATGTTGTCGCAGGTATAAGAACGCCGAAACCTATATCAGAATTGGCACAGGAGATGCCGGGTGTGTACAAACAGCTTAAGGATATAACAACAAGATTGGAAAAGCACTATAGAGATGTTCAAGATTTTGAATTTACAATAGAAGACAGAAAACTCTATATGCTTCAAACTCGTTCTGGTAAAAGAACGCCTCAGGCAGCGCTTAAGATCGCTGTTGATATGGTAAAAGAAAAGCTTATTACGAAAGAACAGGCTATAATGAGGATAGAACCCGATAAACTTGAGCAATTGCTGCATCCCGTATTCGATCCAAAGGTAAAATACGATGTTGTTGCTAAAGGGCTCGCAGCATCGCCAGGCGCTGCCTCAGGGCTAATCGTTCTTGACGCTGATAGGGCAGTGGAACTCTCAAAAAAAGGTGAGGCTGTTATACTTTTAAGGGAAGAAACATCGCCGGATGATATTCACGGTATGGATGCATCAAAGGGTATTTTAACAAGGAGAGGTGGAATGACATCACATGCTGCTGTCGTAGCAAGGCAGTACGGAAAACCCGCTGTTGTCGGGTGCAGTGTGCTTGAAATAGATGAAAAGACAAAGTCGGTTAAGATAGTAGATAAGCTTTTCAAAGAAGGTGATCACATATCTATAAATGGCTCTACAGGTGATGTTATTATGGGGAGGGTCCCTTTTGTAGAACCGGATCTGACGGGTGATTTTAAAACAATCATGACATGGACTGATAAGATACGAACACTCGGGGTAAGGGCAAACGCTGATATTCCAAGAGATGCACAAAAGGCAAGGGCGTTTGGTGCAGAGGGAATAGGGCTTTGCAGAACAGAGCACATGTTTTTTGATGAATCAAGGATCGGTATTATGCAGAGTATGATCCTTGCTGATAAAAGAGATGAAAGGCTTAAATACCTCGGCATGCTCGAAAAGATGCAGAAAGAGGATTTTGCCGGTATCCTTAAAGAAATGGAAGGACTGCCTGTTACAATAAGATTACTTGACCCGCCTCTTCATGAATTCCTGCCCAAACGCGAAGATCTTATGGTTGAGATAACAAAACTTGAGTGTAATAAAGCTGCGCCTGTGGTTATTAATGAAAAAAAGAAACTGCTTGAAAGGGTTGAAGAACTTCATGAATTTAATCCTATGCTTGGTCTGAGAGGTGCGAGACTCGGTATCGTTATGCCGGATATCACAAGGATGCAGGTAAGTGCTATTATTAATGCGGCATGCGATCTGCTGGAACAGGGTGTAAAGGTTTATCCGGAGATCATGCTGCCCGTTATAAGCACTATGAAAGAAATGCATGCACAAAAGACAATAGTCATCCAGACAGGCGAAGAAGTAATGAAGCAGAGAAATAGGAAAGTAAAATACCTGATTGGAACTATGATAGAGCTTCCAAGAGCTGCTATCACTGCCGATGAGATCGCGTCAGAAGCAGAGTTTTTCTCATTCGGAACAAATGACCTGACACAGACCACTTATGGGTTTTCAAGGGATGATGCTGGTAAGTTTATAAACTTTTATATGACGTACGGGGAGCATTGTCCTATCTGCGGTGGAAAGCTGAATAAGGATGGTATTTGCGGAGACTGTGGCTATAAGGTAAGTATAAAACTGCAAAACATACTAAACTTTGATCCATTCTCAACTATTGATGTCAAAGGCGTTGGAGAACTGGTAAAGATTGCTGTTGAAAAAGGACGGAAGACAAGGCCTGATATAAAACTCGGGATATGCGGCGAACATGGCGGTGATCCTAAAACAATTTTTTTCTGTCATAATGCAGGATTATCCTATGTAAGCTGTTCACCATACAGGATACCTGTTGCAAGGCTTGCTGCGGCTCAGGCATTTCTAAAAGCCGATGAATCAATTAAAAAAGTACGAAAGCCGTATAAGAGATAG
- a CDS encoding acyl-CoA carboxylase subunit beta, translated as MSDEKRIKELARMHSEAELGGGEYRIKKQHDSGKLTARERIEILLDKGSFVELDKFVLHRAIDFGMDKQKYLGDGVVTGYGTINARLVYVFSQDFTVFGGSLSGAYAKKICKIMDLAVKNGAPVIGLNDSGGARIQEGVESLAGYADIFLRNVLTSGVVPQISAIMGPCAGGAVYSPAITDFIFMTKGTSYMFVTGPDVVKSVTHEEVSKEELGGAITHATKSGIAHFTFDSDEECLLGIRELLGFIPSNNLDDPPLKPTTDPHDRIIAELDSLIPDQPNKPYDIKELIFATVDEGYFLEVHETYATNIVVGFARYGSMPVGIVANQPASLAGTLDIDASVKAARFVRFCDAFNIPLITFEDVPGFLPGTVQEHGGIIRHGAKLLYAFAEATVPKITVITRKAYGGAYDVMSSKHIRADINYAYPGAEIAVMGPDGAVNIIFKKDIDSAKDPQARRNQLVEEYREKFASPWKAAELGYIDEVIMPSDTRYKIISALKMLKNKRDTNPPKKHGNIPL; from the coding sequence ATGTCCGATGAAAAACGTATAAAAGAGCTTGCAAGGATGCACAGTGAAGCAGAACTTGGCGGCGGTGAATACAGGATTAAAAAACAGCATGATTCCGGTAAGCTTACTGCAAGAGAAAGAATAGAAATACTCCTTGATAAAGGAAGTTTTGTAGAACTCGATAAATTCGTGCTTCACAGGGCGATCGACTTTGGAATGGACAAACAAAAATATCTTGGTGATGGTGTTGTAACAGGATACGGAACTATTAATGCCAGGCTTGTTTATGTTTTTTCTCAGGATTTTACAGTATTCGGGGGCTCTCTCTCAGGGGCTTATGCAAAAAAGATATGCAAAATAATGGATCTCGCAGTAAAGAATGGTGCACCTGTAATCGGTCTTAATGATTCTGGCGGTGCAAGGATTCAGGAAGGGGTAGAAAGTCTTGCCGGCTATGCCGATATATTCTTAAGGAATGTGCTTACATCGGGTGTTGTCCCTCAAATCTCTGCCATAATGGGACCGTGTGCAGGCGGTGCTGTTTATTCCCCTGCGATAACAGACTTCATATTCATGACCAAAGGAACGAGCTATATGTTTGTTACTGGTCCTGATGTTGTAAAATCGGTTACGCATGAAGAGGTTTCAAAAGAAGAGCTTGGCGGTGCAATTACACATGCAACAAAAAGCGGTATTGCACATTTTACATTTGATTCTGATGAGGAATGTTTGCTTGGTATAAGAGAACTTCTGGGTTTCATTCCATCAAACAATCTTGATGATCCGCCTTTAAAACCCACCACTGACCCTCATGATCGTATTATTGCCGAGCTTGATAGCCTTATACCTGATCAGCCGAACAAGCCTTATGATATAAAGGAGCTGATTTTTGCCACTGTTGACGAAGGGTATTTTCTTGAGGTTCATGAGACTTATGCAACAAACATTGTTGTAGGGTTTGCAAGATATGGCTCTATGCCTGTTGGTATTGTCGCCAATCAGCCGGCATCTCTTGCAGGAACGCTTGATATAGATGCATCCGTAAAAGCTGCAAGATTTGTGAGGTTTTGTGATGCATTCAATATCCCGCTGATTACATTTGAAGATGTGCCTGGTTTTTTGCCAGGTACTGTCCAGGAGCATGGAGGTATAATAAGGCATGGTGCAAAATTACTCTATGCATTTGCGGAGGCAACCGTTCCGAAGATAACTGTCATCACAAGAAAAGCTTATGGCGGTGCTTATGATGTTATGTCAAGTAAACATATAAGGGCTGATATAAACTATGCATATCCCGGCGCTGAAATAGCTGTTATGGGCCCGGATGGTGCGGTTAATATTATATTCAAAAAAGATATCGATTCTGCTAAGGATCCACAGGCAAGACGCAATCAATTGGTAGAGGAGTATAGAGAAAAATTTGCATCACCATGGAAGGCGGCAGAGCTTGGATACATTGATGAAGTGATTATGCCGTCGGATACAAGATATAAGATTATATCGGCATTAAAAATGCTTAAAAATAAACGCGATACAAATCCTCCAAAAAAACACGGCAATATACCTTTGTAA
- the fmt gene encoding methionyl-tRNA formyltransferase: MKIIFMGSSSFSIPAFEALINSHHDIIGAVTKPPKPSGRGLIKKPTRVHETAIKHDIDTMTPSNLSDEPFKKWLQSRIPDAIVVSAYGKLIPPYILTLPRYGCINIHPSLLPKYRGAAPIQRCLLKGDTKTAVTVMKLDEGMDTGPIIMQQTEMIDILDNAISLEDRLSRIGADLLLKSLSLLEQQAVTPIPQNNDLAVLAPKISKEEGELDFNKSAVENHNTVRALISWPTAWTYYKGNPLQILSTEPLDEAPKQVPGTIIESNKNGIHTATGKGILLIKYVKPNSGKPMSAFDFAIGRGLKSGDMFKK, translated from the coding sequence ATGAAAATAATATTTATGGGTAGTTCTTCATTTAGTATACCTGCCTTTGAAGCATTAATAAATTCACACCATGACATAATTGGCGCAGTAACAAAACCTCCGAAGCCCTCTGGAAGAGGACTTATTAAAAAACCGACTCGCGTACACGAAACTGCAATAAAACACGATATAGATACAATGACACCGTCAAATCTTTCCGATGAGCCTTTTAAAAAATGGCTGCAATCAAGAATACCCGATGCTATAGTCGTATCTGCTTATGGCAAACTTATACCACCATACATATTAACATTACCCCGGTATGGCTGCATAAACATACATCCATCTTTACTTCCCAAATACAGAGGTGCGGCACCAATACAGAGATGCCTTTTGAAGGGTGATACCAAAACGGCTGTTACTGTAATGAAGCTTGATGAAGGTATGGATACGGGTCCCATAATCATGCAACAAACAGAGATGATAGATATACTTGATAATGCAATTTCACTTGAGGATAGACTCTCACGAATCGGCGCTGATCTATTATTAAAATCGCTTTCTTTGCTTGAACAGCAGGCTGTCACCCCTATCCCGCAAAATAATGACTTAGCAGTGTTAGCACCAAAGATATCAAAAGAAGAGGGCGAGCTTGATTTCAATAAGTCTGCCGTAGAAAACCATAATACGGTTAGAGCACTCATTTCATGGCCTACCGCATGGACATACTATAAGGGTAATCCTCTACAGATATTAAGTACAGAACCTTTGGACGAGGCTCCCAAACAAGTCCCGGGTACTATAATAGAAAGCAATAAGAATGGAATTCATACTGCAACGGGGAAAGGCATCTTACTTATAAAGTATGTCAAACCAAATTCCGGTAAACCAATGTCTGCATTTGATTTCGCAATAGGCAGAGGATTAAAATCTGGAGACATGTTTAAGAAATAA
- the def gene encoding peptide deformylase: MSILQIHTYPESILKKKAKPVKNIDNNIRTLIGNMFETMYNALGIGLAATQIGEESLLFLMDVHTEDEKKHPMVFINPRIVESSGEASIEEGCLSLPGFRINVKRNDQILVSAFDLNEKEIFFEAKGLTAIVIQHEMDHLMGITLLDKTSLLKREAYIRSLKKDRSEHGPANHHSRKI, encoded by the coding sequence ATGTCAATACTACAGATACACACATATCCGGAAAGCATACTTAAAAAAAAGGCAAAACCAGTAAAAAATATAGACAACAATATCCGTACACTTATAGGTAATATGTTTGAAACCATGTACAACGCTTTGGGGATAGGATTAGCGGCTACACAAATTGGAGAAGAAAGCCTTTTATTCTTAATGGATGTCCATACGGAAGATGAAAAAAAACATCCGATGGTATTTATTAACCCAAGAATTGTGGAATCAAGCGGCGAGGCCTCAATAGAAGAAGGATGTCTTAGTCTGCCCGGCTTCAGAATAAACGTTAAAAGAAACGATCAAATCCTTGTTTCGGCTTTTGATCTAAATGAGAAAGAAATCTTTTTTGAAGCAAAAGGATTAACAGCAATAGTTATACAGCATGAGATGGATCACCTTATGGGGATAACACTACTTGATAAGACGTCATTGCTTAAAAGAGAGGCTTATATCAGATCGTTAAAAAAAGACAGGTCAGAACACGGTCCTGCTAACCATCATTCACGAAAAATATAA
- a CDS encoding DUF4388 domain-containing protein produces the protein MITKGNLKDISFIKILISLYSEKSTGILRLTNGSEVKIVYISKGKPVFSASNSSSDRMGTMVSRLGLVSEAQLDAALKEVMKTGNRLGTILVNMGLLTPEQLFDLVLKQVSEIIYSVFEWDDGIYNFIEGAPFSDEVITLDLSMWTLILEGVKRKFSPDKLKELIGSTKTIIQKTASSEDGIHILKNTEGEKIYNLIDENKTVNNIVTEGSMGELKTIQILGVLRLLELIYPSSEKTETAETPMLKIEITSKLETFKNQNLFEKLGLDKTATKEQILSAFTQLSQKYRPDRFLDGEYAEIKPLATELYNQVLEAFTIIYKDTSREKYLRELSEEDKSMLSVESDPVLARQIFEKGKILVNEKNYRDAYNAFKTAIDNDSTIGEYYTAMGILETMDFSEHQINIANAEKAFLKANELNPEEARNLYYLGIIYKNKKEYKKARECFLKALVHNSNHKESKKQLELLEREE, from the coding sequence ATGATAACAAAAGGTAATTTAAAAGATATATCGTTTATTAAGATTTTGATAAGCCTGTACTCGGAGAAAAGTACGGGCATATTAAGGCTGACCAATGGCTCGGAGGTAAAGATTGTTTACATATCAAAAGGTAAGCCGGTATTTTCTGCGTCTAATTCTTCCTCTGACAGGATGGGAACAATGGTATCAAGGCTTGGGCTTGTTTCTGAAGCACAACTTGATGCTGCTTTAAAAGAAGTCATGAAAACAGGCAACAGGCTGGGGACCATACTTGTAAATATGGGGCTCTTAACACCTGAACAGCTTTTTGACCTTGTTCTAAAACAAGTTTCCGAGATTATCTACTCTGTCTTTGAGTGGGATGACGGGATATACAACTTTATAGAGGGAGCTCCTTTTAGTGACGAGGTTATAACGCTTGACCTGAGCATGTGGACACTCATATTGGAAGGTGTGAAAAGGAAATTTAGCCCTGACAAATTAAAAGAGCTGATTGGTTCTACCAAAACAATAATACAAAAAACGGCATCATCGGAAGATGGTATACATATATTGAAAAATACGGAAGGTGAGAAGATATACAATCTTATAGATGAAAATAAAACTGTAAACAATATAGTAACAGAAGGAAGCATGGGTGAATTAAAAACCATACAAATACTAGGAGTATTAAGATTACTCGAACTGATTTATCCAAGCTCTGAAAAGACAGAAACTGCTGAAACACCTATGCTTAAAATAGAAATAACATCAAAGCTCGAAACATTTAAGAATCAAAACCTGTTTGAGAAACTCGGACTTGATAAAACAGCGACAAAGGAACAAATACTCTCTGCTTTTACACAATTATCACAGAAGTACAGGCCTGATAGATTCCTGGATGGAGAATATGCAGAAATAAAACCGCTTGCAACAGAACTGTACAACCAGGTGCTTGAAGCATTTACCATCATTTATAAAGATACCTCAAGGGAAAAATATTTAAGAGAATTGAGCGAGGAAGATAAAAGTATGCTGTCTGTAGAGTCAGACCCGGTACTTGCCAGACAAATTTTTGAAAAGGGTAAAATACTTGTTAATGAAAAAAATTATAGAGATGCATATAATGCATTTAAAACAGCAATAGATAATGATTCGACCATAGGTGAATATTATACTGCAATGGGTATTCTCGAGACAATGGATTTTTCTGAACACCAGATAAATATTGCCAATGCTGAAAAAGCTTTCCTTAAAGCTAATGAACTGAACCCGGAAGAGGCAAGAAATCTCTACTATCTCGGTATAATATACAAAAATAAAAAAGAGTATAAGAAAGCTCGCGAATGCTTTTTAAAGGCACTGGTGCATAATTCAAATCATAAAGAATCAAAAAAACAACTAGAACTGCTTGAACGAGAAGAATAA
- a CDS encoding ArsA family ATPase, giving the protein MRVILYTGKGGVGKTTVSAATAVRSAEFGNSTIVLSTDAAHSLSDVFGMPIGKEPKKLKTNLFAQEIDVQNEISNNWGKIESYIKILLQSQGLDELIAEELATLPGMEELFSLLKILEYKDQGSFDVAIIDCAPTANTIRLLSFPEIFQWYMDKFFNIGRKIAKIVRPAAEKFARIPFPKDEVYGAIEQLYLKMVKIKALLIDNNFTTIRLMVNPEKMVINESIRAQTYLNMFGFTIDAVIINKIYPQEINDSYLANWLEIQDKHIKHISKSFAGTPLFRAKLYNKEMIGIQALSQFADALFESENPSKIFSKESPIKINKKGNSFIFMLKLPGVKKEEIELFISGDELILKIRNFQRNIALPRALQTKEIKEASTEDDWLKITFV; this is encoded by the coding sequence ATGAGAGTGATATTATACACAGGCAAAGGTGGGGTTGGTAAAACGACCGTATCGGCAGCAACAGCGGTTCGTTCTGCGGAATTCGGGAATAGTACAATTGTTTTAAGTACAGATGCAGCGCATAGTCTATCCGATGTTTTCGGTATGCCCATAGGCAAAGAGCCAAAGAAGCTAAAGACGAACCTATTCGCACAGGAGATAGACGTTCAGAATGAAATATCTAATAACTGGGGAAAGATTGAATCATACATAAAAATATTACTGCAAAGCCAGGGACTCGATGAATTAATTGCAGAAGAGCTTGCAACCCTGCCGGGAATGGAAGAGTTATTCAGCCTTTTAAAGATACTTGAGTATAAAGATCAGGGCAGTTTTGATGTTGCAATAATAGATTGTGCACCAACCGCAAACACAATAAGGCTGCTCAGCTTTCCCGAGATATTTCAATGGTATATGGACAAGTTTTTCAACATCGGCAGAAAAATAGCAAAGATAGTAAGACCTGCCGCCGAAAAATTTGCCAGAATACCATTCCCAAAAGACGAAGTTTATGGTGCAATAGAACAGTTATACTTAAAAATGGTAAAAATAAAAGCACTACTCATAGACAACAATTTTACAACCATAAGACTTATGGTAAATCCCGAAAAAATGGTTATAAATGAATCAATAAGAGCTCAGACCTATCTTAATATGTTTGGATTCACAATAGATGCCGTAATCATAAACAAGATATATCCACAGGAAATCAACGATTCATACTTGGCCAACTGGCTTGAGATTCAGGATAAGCATATCAAACACATTTCGAAGTCCTTTGCCGGCACCCCTCTATTTAGAGCAAAATTATACAATAAGGAGATGATCGGGATTCAGGCCCTGTCACAATTTGCAGACGCATTGTTCGAGAGTGAAAACCCATCAAAGATCTTCAGCAAAGAATCTCCAATTAAAATAAATAAAAAGGGCAACAGCTTCATTTTTATGTTAAAACTGCCCGGTGTTAAAAAAGAGGAGATTGAATTATTTATCAGTGGTGATGAGCTTATCCTTAAAATAAGGAATTTCCAGAGGAATATTGCACTACCGAGGGCACTTCAGACAAAGGAGATTAAAGAAGCCTCAACAGAGGATGATTGGCTAAAAATAACTTTTGTATGA